Genomic DNA from Caballeronia sp. TF1N1:
CTCTGATTTCTGACGGGGCCGCCGCGATGATCATTGCCGCCGATAACGTTGCTACAAGTCCTCGCCGCGCAATCGCGTTTCGTTCGAGCTTGCAGATCAGCGATTACCTCCCGCTCTCTAGGCGCGACAAGACTCGGTTTGAAGGCGCGCAACGCGCTTGGCAGCATGGGCTCGAACAAGCTAAGTTGACGCTTGACGACCTCTCTTTCGTCGAGACCCACGACTGTTTCACGATTGCAGAACTGCTTGAATACGAAGCGATGGGCCTTGCAAAGTCTGGCGAAGGTGCCAGGGTCATCCTTGACGGCGTTACGGCCAAGGACGGGAAGTTGCCGGTTAATCCCTCGGGCGGTTTGAAAGCCAAGGGGCATCCGATAGGTGCCACAGGCGTCTCTATGCACGTTATGGCAGCCATGCAACTCGCCAACGAAGCCGGCGACATGCAAATTCCGAACGCTACTTTCGCCGGCGTATTCAACATGGGCGGTGCTGCCGTCACTAACTACTTAAGCATCCTTGAGCGAACAGCTTAACGCACATCTGGTCGAAAGACGCATTGTATTGAGGATTGACATGCTTACCACCGTTATGAATTTGGGTGACCTCCTGACTCAGGTTGCTCGACGCTTTCCCAAAGAACCTGGCTTTATCACGTCGGAAAGGACGTGGACGTGGGAAGAAATCAACGCGCGAGTGAACGCTGTTTGTGTTGCTTTACGTCAAGAGGGCGTTAAGCCGGGAGACCGAGTGCTGGTGCATTCCCGCAACAATATCGCGCTTTTTGAAAGCGCGTGGGCTGCGTTCAAACTCGGTGCCATTTGGGTTCCTACAAACTATAAAATTGCACCTCCGGAGGCCGCTTATCTAGGGCAATCTAGCCGCGCGAGCGTGATGATCTATGACAGTGGGTTCGAGAATTACGTTGACGCTGTTCGCGAGGTGTCGCCGGTTCTAAAGACCGTCGTCGCGCTTGGTAAGCCACGCGACGGGGAGCTAAATTACGAGGAACTCGCTGGCGCGCCGAGCACAGACTTCAACTCGGCGGAAGTAGATAGGGACGCCCCCCTTTGGTTTTTCTACACATCTGGCACTACCGGTCGTCCGAAGGCCGGAACCCTGACCCACGGACAGATGGCGTTCGTCATCACAAATCACCTTGCAGACCTAATGCCCGGTATCGACCATCGATCTCGCTCGTTGGTTGTCGCGCCCCTATCCCATGGCGCAGGTATTCACGCCCTGGTCAACACAGCTCGCGGCGCCGCAAGCGTGATACCGAGCGGTGATCGCCTCGACGCTGAAGAGGTTTGGTGTTTGGTTGAAAAACACCGTGTGGATAATATGTTCACCGTGCCAACAATCGTCAAGGTCATCAGTGAGCACGAAAGCGTTGACCGCTACGATCACAGCTCTCTCAAGTTCTTGATTTATGCTGGTGCTCCGATGTACCGCGCTGACCAAAAGCATGCGCTTAAGAAGTTGGGACCGGTCCTCGTCCAATACTATGGGCTAGGAGAAGTAACTGGCAATATCACCGTGCTCCCAACGTGGATGCACAGAGAAGATGACGATGCGGCGGACGCACGGGTCGGAACGTGTGGTTATCCAAGAACGGGAATTGACGTCGCCATTCTCGACGACGAAGGTAATCGACTAGCACCGTTTCAGACCGGCGAAATCTGCGTGCGCGGTCCCGCTGTCATGGTGGGATACGACGACAATCCGGAAGCTAACAGGAAAGCTTTTAAGCACAATTGGTTTCACACAGGCGACCTCGGTCACATCGACCGCGATGGCTTCCTGTATGTGACGGGACGTTCTTCCGATATGT
This window encodes:
- a CDS encoding acyl-CoA synthetase, which codes for MLTTVMNLGDLLTQVARRFPKEPGFITSERTWTWEEINARVNAVCVALRQEGVKPGDRVLVHSRNNIALFESAWAAFKLGAIWVPTNYKIAPPEAAYLGQSSRASVMIYDSGFENYVDAVREVSPVLKTVVALGKPRDGELNYEELAGAPSTDFNSAEVDRDAPLWFFYTSGTTGRPKAGTLTHGQMAFVITNHLADLMPGIDHRSRSLVVAPLSHGAGIHALVNTARGAASVIPSGDRLDAEEVWCLVEKHRVDNMFTVPTIVKVISEHESVDRYDHSSLKFLIYAGAPMYRADQKHALKKLGPVLVQYYGLGEVTGNITVLPTWMHREDDDAADARVGTCGYPRTGIDVAILDDEGNRLAPFQTGEICVRGPAVMVGYDDNPEANRKAFKHNWFHTGDLGHIDRDGFLYVTGRSSDMYISGGSNVYPREVEEVLLQHPGAQEVAVLGMPDEKWGEIGVAVIVRRGGLAVSDEELLAYLDGRLAKYKWPRRFVYWDALPKSAYGKITKKDVRARLIAEAEGVAANVASVVSA